GGCGAGGTGCCGCGCAGCGCTGCCACCAGACCATCGAGGACCAGGCAATACCCGAGCCACAAGGGAAAGAAAAGAAGGTGCGTTCGCATCCCGGGCAGGGCCCAATTGACAGGCCATACGACAGCCACCAGACCCAGGCCTAGCCAAAAATGAGCCGGCAGGCGCGCGGGCTGTTGCGGCGATCTGGTCATATGGGGCACCCGTTAGTTGGCACGCGGGCAATGCGCCTACGCATCTTCGGAGAAAAATGCGCCGGAGCGAAGGGAAAAGGCACGAGTGGGTCAGAGGCCCTCATCTGGGGGAAGGCCGCCTTCTGTGGCTGCTCCACGCCGGCGGCGACGGCCTGCCTCTGCGACCTTCAGGCGCACCATGGCCCGCCGCAGCGAAGCCTCGGCACGCGCAAAGTCCACCTGTTCCTCTGTTCTGCCGTGCAGGCGCGCCTCAGCCCGCCGCCTCGCTGCCTCTGCCCGCGCGATGTCGATCTCCTCAGCCCGTTCAGCACTATCGGCCAACACCGTCACACGGTCCGGCAGCACCTCCATGAACCCCCCGCCAATGGCAAAGATCTCTTCTTCGGCGCCGCGTTTGAGACGCAATTCGCCCGGCACCAAGGCTGTCATGAGCGGCGCATGGTGGGGGAGAATGCCCAGTACCCCGTCCGCACCCGGCGCGATCACCATGTCTACATCCCCGGAGTAGGCCACGCGCTCCTGGGTGATGATGTTCACACGCACCGGCACTGCCCGCTACGCCCTCATCTTCCTTCCCGCCTCAATGGCTTCGTCGATGGTGCCGACCATGAAAAAGGCCTGTTCGGGCAGGGAATCCAACTCCCCTTCGAGTATCATCTTGAACCCGCGCACCGTCTCGCGGACCGGCACGTAGCGCCCCTCACGCCCAGTGAATTGCGAGGCCACGAACATGGGCTGAGAGAAAAAGCGCTGCATCTTCCGCGCCCTGGAGACGACCAGCTTGTCCTCTTCACTCAGCTCGTCGATGCCCAGGATGGCTATGATGTCCTGCAAGTCCTTGTAGCGCTGCAGCACCTGCTGGACGCCTCGGGCAACCCGATAGTGCTCCTCGCCCACAATGCGGGGGTCCAGAATCCGACTGGTGGAGGCCAGGGGATCGACGGCTGGGTAGAGCCCTTGCTCGGCGATGGATCGCTCCAGGGAGATGGTGGCATCGAGGTGGGCGAAGGTCGTCACCGGCGCCGGGTCAGTGTAATCGTCGGCCGGCACGTACACCGCTTGCATGGAGGTGATGGAGCCCCGTTTGGTGGAAGTGATGCGTTCCTGAAGCTCGCCCATCTCCGTGCCCAGCGTGGGCTGATACCCAACTGCGCTGGGCAAGCGCCCGAGGAGAGCAGACACTTCCGAGCCGCTCATCACGAAGCGGTAGATGTTGTCTATGAAGAGCAGCACATCGCGCCCCTGGTCGCGAAAGTACTCGGCCATGGTCAGCCCGGTGAGGGCCACGCGGAGACGAACCCCAGGCGGCTCGTTCATCTGGCCAAAGACCATCACCGTCTTGTCGAGAACCCCCATCTCCTT
The nucleotide sequence above comes from candidate division KSB1 bacterium. Encoded proteins:
- a CDS encoding F0F1 ATP synthase subunit epsilon translates to MPVRVNIITQERVAYSGDVDMVIAPGADGVLGILPHHAPLMTALVPGELRLKRGAEEEIFAIGGGFMEVLPDRVTVLADSAERAEEIDIARAEAARRRAEARLHGRTEEQVDFARAEASLRRAMVRLKVAEAGRRRRRGAATEGGLPPDEGL
- the atpD gene encoding F0F1 ATP synthase subunit beta → MAEGTVGHIVQVLGAVVDVAFPTGQLPEIYHALEVARDGQEPLVLEVQQHLGDDWVRCVAMDTTDGLRRGMRVRDTGGPIKVPVGPKTLGRIFNVLGKPIDNAGPVEAEDYYPIHRPAPAFEEQVTQAELFETGLKVIDLIAPFTKGGKTGVFGGAGVGKTVIIAELMFSLAKEHGGFSVFAGVGERTREGTQFWHEMKEMGVLDKTVMVFGQMNEPPGVRLRVALTGLTMAEYFRDQGRDVLLFIDNIYRFVMSGSEVSALLGRLPSAVGYQPTLGTEMGELQERITSTKRGSITSMQAVYVPADDYTDPAPVTTFAHLDATISLERSIAEQGLYPAVDPLASTSRILDPRIVGEEHYRVARGVQQVLQRYKDLQDIIAILGIDELSEEDKLVVSRARKMQRFFSQPMFVASQFTGREGRYVPVRETVRGFKMILEGELDSLPEQAFFMVGTIDEAIEAGRKMRA